One window of the Cryomorphaceae bacterium genome contains the following:
- a CDS encoding 30S ribosomal protein S6--L-glutamate ligase has translation MKIAILSRNAKLYSTRRLVEAAQELGHEAVVLDHLNCAMIKEKQNPMVYFNGQRLEGFDAVIPRIGASVTMYGTAVVRQFEMMGVFAANSSISIVRSRDKLRSMQIFSRHDIGIPKTIFARNPRQIDSLLKEIGGAPVVIKLLEGTQGIGVVLAETRKAANAVIEAFHGLNANMLIQEFIKEAGGADIRAFVVGGKVVGSMKRQGAEGEFRSNLHRGGHATRIRLSKEERQLAVNAARAMGLNVAGVDMIRSNRGPLVLEVNSSPGLKGIEEATGKNIAGEIIRFIEQQRTRNKKTDKVGA, from the coding sequence ATGAAAATTGCAATCCTGTCGAGGAACGCAAAACTCTACAGCACCCGCCGATTGGTGGAGGCAGCCCAGGAACTGGGGCATGAAGCCGTGGTGCTCGATCACCTGAATTGTGCCATGATTAAGGAAAAGCAAAACCCCATGGTGTATTTCAACGGACAAAGACTGGAGGGATTCGACGCTGTTATTCCACGAATTGGAGCCTCGGTTACCATGTATGGAACTGCGGTAGTGCGGCAATTTGAAATGATGGGTGTCTTCGCGGCTAACTCCTCCATCTCGATTGTTCGTTCGCGTGATAAACTTCGAAGCATGCAGATTTTTTCGCGGCATGACATCGGCATTCCCAAAACCATTTTTGCCCGTAACCCACGGCAGATTGATTCGTTGCTCAAGGAAATCGGTGGAGCGCCTGTTGTGATCAAGCTGCTGGAAGGAACCCAGGGAATCGGAGTGGTATTGGCCGAAACACGCAAAGCTGCCAATGCAGTGATTGAGGCTTTTCACGGACTCAACGCCAATATGCTCATTCAGGAGTTTATCAAAGAAGCCGGAGGAGCCGATATTCGCGCCTTTGTGGTAGGTGGAAAGGTAGTGGGCTCTATGAAACGCCAGGGTGCCGAGGGCGAGTTTCGCTCCAACTTGCACCGCGGAGGGCATGCAACCCGTATTCGGCTTTCCAAAGAAGAGCGCCAGCTGGCTGTGAACGCGGCCAGGGCCATGGGGCTCAATGTTGCCGGTGTAGATATGATTCGAAGCAACCGTGGACCACTGGTGCTTGAGGTTAATTCATCTCCGGGGCTGAAAGGAATTGAAGAAGCCACAGGGAAGAATATTGCCGGTGAGATCATCCGCTTTATCGAGCAGCAGCGAACGCGCAACAAAAAAACCGATAAGGTAGGTGCCTGA
- a CDS encoding SDR family oxidoreductase has translation MDKIFKDKVAIVTGSTFGIGKAAAIAFAERGAKVVLSDWMEDVETGAKIKELGGESIFVQCDVSDEEAVKNLVAQTIKHFGRLDFAFNNAGIEGMPGPAADCTTDNWDKTININLKGVWFCMKYQIPEMLKTGGGSIVNNASIAGLVGFSGMPAYVASKHGVVGLSKNVALDYAKEGIRVNTVCPGVIRTPMIDRFTGNDKEVEKQFAEKKPMGRIGDPEEVAETVMFLCSDAASFITGQALAVDGGWTVQ, from the coding sequence ATGGACAAGATTTTTAAAGACAAGGTAGCTATCGTTACAGGTAGCACATTTGGAATTGGTAAAGCCGCAGCCATTGCGTTTGCTGAACGAGGCGCTAAAGTGGTGTTGTCAGACTGGATGGAGGATGTTGAAACCGGTGCCAAAATTAAAGAGTTGGGAGGGGAATCCATCTTTGTTCAGTGCGACGTGTCGGACGAAGAAGCTGTAAAAAACCTGGTGGCTCAAACCATCAAACATTTTGGCAGACTTGATTTTGCTTTCAACAACGCCGGAATTGAAGGAATGCCTGGCCCCGCTGCTGATTGCACCACAGATAACTGGGATAAAACCATCAATATCAACCTTAAAGGAGTGTGGTTCTGCATGAAGTACCAGATTCCGGAAATGTTGAAAACGGGTGGTGGCTCCATCGTCAACAACGCATCCATTGCCGGACTGGTTGGTTTTAGTGGGATGCCCGCTTATGTGGCCTCCAAACATGGTGTGGTTGGACTCAGTAAAAATGTAGCATTGGATTATGCAAAAGAGGGGATTCGTGTGAATACTGTTTGCCCGGGCGTCATCAGAACGCCTATGATTGATCGTTTCACAGGAAACGACAAGGAAGTAGAAAAGCAGTTTGCGGAAAAGAAGCCCATGGGAAGAATCGGCGACCCTGAAGAAGTTGCAGAAACCGTGATGTTCTTGTGTTCAGATGCTGCATCCTTCATTACCGGACAGGCTTTGGCCGTGGATGGGGGCTGGACGGTGCAGTAA
- a CDS encoding heme-binding protein: protein MKSLAIILAATLVVFIVAQAFIMKGVSQTEKHAYEVLEQWGEVEVRRYATALFSSVELPDKPYREVSGSGFRVLAGYIFGGNESGEKIAMTSPVVMEYSDKPRMMFMVPSGYNEEQLPVPNDERISFHREDARIMAVVRFGGWADDAKIAEHRSMLEKVLADKNIAHNGVFRYMGYNPPYEVSNRRNEVAVQLVGYAQQEEITISGQ from the coding sequence ATGAAATCCCTCGCCATTATCCTCGCCGCAACCCTGGTTGTTTTTATCGTCGCACAAGCATTTATTATGAAAGGAGTATCGCAAACCGAAAAGCACGCCTATGAGGTGCTGGAACAGTGGGGAGAGGTGGAAGTGCGGCGCTATGCAACGGCGCTCTTTTCGTCGGTAGAATTACCCGACAAGCCCTACCGTGAAGTTTCGGGCAGCGGTTTCAGGGTGCTGGCCGGGTATATTTTTGGCGGAAATGAGTCGGGAGAGAAGATTGCAATGACCTCGCCGGTGGTGATGGAATACAGTGATAAGCCCCGTATGATGTTTATGGTGCCATCGGGCTATAACGAAGAGCAGTTGCCTGTGCCCAATGATGAGCGTATTTCCTTTCATCGGGAGGATGCCAGAATCATGGCTGTAGTGCGTTTTGGTGGTTGGGCTGATGACGCGAAAATTGCTGAGCATCGCAGCATGCTTGAAAAAGTGCTGGCAGATAAGAATATCGCACACAATGGTGTTTTTCGGTACATGGGGTACAACCCTCCCTACGAGGTAAGTAATCGAAGAAACGAAGTAGCCGTGCAGCTGGTTGGATACGCGCAACAGGAAGAAATTACCATCAGCGGGCAATAA
- a CDS encoding PKD domain-containing protein, with the protein MYRKQHILLRIKAIAIISLSLYSPVVAQDCDSNVPHFDVDLSGDPGGLFLSPSVQRLGNCCGTSHPDRCISFSITLHDDAVGIIFDICEGAVPPGALFYQIDCGPPVAVGNVLCLDGPGPHQLTFCKPGNNQNVYCITSVPAPAVGPPQVASDGCTADIYVVGLEPSTIQWTSVVPDAPGTYNNLLSCTQCENPTVTAPAVFPPFVDFMVCGQTIGGCAVTPHCDTVRVYFEQSLEVNIAPEDPVICFGSLGTDVTAVGNGGFPPYTFTWSTGDTGETVWIEEPGTYNVTVTDTSDCPPASYTFVVGSYELPITVDAGEDLVVCEDTESTQLSAITSGTDNGLWSGGSGSFIPSDSDPNASYAPHPDEVMAGQVTLTYTLYPDGGCPGNSDSLTIYFATFNAEVQAQVAHVSCFGLNDGSISLDIDGNWPPYTVEWVNQDITGTELLNLAPGTYQAHISNALGCTESIEYIITSPELLEFVVGEVQDVTCFGASNGTASVVTSGGTEPYTFVWTGLTATGNEVQNLPGGVYDVTVTDANGCEAEISIEIEEPDLLWVELTGDTLVCPDTETQLVATTGGGTGGIHFHWSHGLPNASSVTTSIQEPTVFSLFVSDENGCISGVTTFAVDVVLMDSDLLMTQVSNPVCSGGNISISADYPGPHPPYTYSWSHGLPSTAGPHAVQPGETTTYSVEVSDYCGNAVSADLVALVWPLPSAALLEKSDVTCHGMNNGTANTMVTGGSPGYFYQWSDGINHGAQATNLAPGQYSVLITDIHQCPDSLEFFIDEPEPLMLSATSDTLVCPGDSFNLSANATGGIEPYTFSWSHNFGNAPSHSVQLSESAVITVSVTDSSGCETPVVELPVTVINFVPELLQITPNQAICSGESTTLTAHYNGNHPPYHYSWSTLPAGFGPHVVSPTTTTTYHLEVTDICNNVLDASTQVVVHPLPAAMLPPLIEEGCAPLQVVYHDPHNNPESHSYLWTIDEALNVGGQPFNYTFQSPGVYSISVQVTSVHGCQSEGETSGLVIVRPSPVASFSANPWEAGIDEPEIQFFDQSQGNITSWTWDFGDGNTSEEQHPLHHYPDTGYFGVKLVVENAFGCIDSLLRSVRIKPVYEIIIPNAFTPGTGGNGYYNPADISNDIFYPFADYVEQFRMSIFNRWGELIFESKDIRFGWNGTYRGEPCPQDVYVYKIEFTFSDGENITRVGDITLFR; encoded by the coding sequence ATGTATCGCAAACAACACATATTACTTAGGATCAAGGCTATAGCAATAATCTCCTTGAGCTTGTATAGCCCTGTTGTAGCGCAGGATTGCGACAGTAATGTGCCTCATTTTGATGTGGACCTTTCCGGTGATCCCGGAGGACTGTTCCTAAGCCCATCGGTTCAGCGCCTGGGAAACTGCTGCGGAACAAGCCATCCTGACAGATGCATTTCATTCAGCATAACCCTTCACGATGACGCAGTAGGAATCATCTTCGATATCTGCGAAGGAGCTGTACCCCCCGGTGCTTTGTTTTACCAAATTGACTGCGGGCCACCCGTGGCTGTGGGAAACGTGCTTTGTCTGGACGGCCCCGGACCTCATCAACTCACCTTTTGCAAACCGGGCAACAATCAGAATGTGTATTGCATCACATCTGTGCCTGCGCCCGCGGTGGGTCCGCCACAGGTTGCCAGTGATGGCTGTACGGCAGATATCTACGTGGTAGGACTAGAGCCTTCCACCATTCAATGGACATCGGTGGTACCCGATGCACCCGGCACCTACAACAACCTGCTCAGCTGCACCCAATGCGAAAACCCCACGGTAACCGCCCCGGCTGTTTTTCCACCTTTCGTGGATTTTATGGTATGTGGTCAAACCATCGGAGGGTGCGCCGTAACGCCCCACTGCGATACTGTTAGGGTTTACTTTGAGCAATCGCTGGAGGTTAACATTGCCCCGGAAGATCCCGTCATCTGTTTCGGCTCATTGGGTACAGATGTTACAGCGGTAGGGAACGGAGGGTTTCCTCCTTACACATTTACCTGGAGTACCGGAGATACCGGTGAAACCGTATGGATTGAAGAGCCGGGTACCTACAACGTAACGGTTACTGACACCAGCGACTGCCCGCCTGCCTCCTATACTTTTGTGGTTGGAAGCTACGAATTACCAATCACAGTTGATGCCGGCGAAGACCTTGTAGTTTGCGAAGACACAGAATCAACCCAACTCAGTGCTATAACCTCAGGCACTGACAACGGATTGTGGAGCGGTGGATCGGGTAGTTTTATACCTTCTGACAGCGACCCCAACGCGAGTTATGCGCCCCACCCGGATGAGGTGATGGCCGGGCAGGTAACCCTCACCTACACGCTTTATCCGGATGGAGGCTGCCCAGGCAACTCAGACAGTCTCACCATTTACTTTGCAACATTCAACGCCGAGGTTCAGGCCCAAGTTGCGCATGTGTCGTGTTTTGGCTTGAATGACGGCAGCATTTCGCTGGATATTGACGGCAACTGGCCGCCATACACGGTGGAATGGGTGAATCAGGACATCACCGGAACGGAGCTTCTCAACTTAGCTCCGGGAACCTATCAGGCTCATATCTCCAATGCGCTGGGATGTACAGAATCCATTGAATACATTATTACATCACCCGAATTGCTTGAATTTGTTGTAGGCGAAGTGCAGGATGTTACTTGTTTCGGAGCATCTAATGGAACGGCATCAGTTGTGACAAGCGGTGGAACAGAGCCTTACACATTTGTTTGGACAGGGTTAACTGCCACAGGCAATGAGGTTCAGAATTTACCGGGCGGAGTTTATGACGTTACCGTGACGGATGCAAATGGCTGTGAAGCAGAAATTTCAATTGAAATTGAAGAACCTGATTTACTCTGGGTAGAATTGACCGGTGATACGCTCGTATGTCCCGATACAGAAACACAGCTCGTTGCAACAACAGGTGGTGGCACCGGCGGCATCCACTTCCACTGGTCTCACGGTTTGCCCAACGCTTCGTCAGTTACTACTTCCATTCAGGAACCCACAGTGTTCAGCCTTTTTGTATCCGATGAGAATGGGTGCATCTCTGGAGTTACCACTTTTGCCGTTGACGTGGTACTGATGGATAGTGACTTGTTGATGACGCAAGTGAGCAATCCGGTTTGTTCGGGCGGAAACATCAGTATAAGCGCTGACTATCCCGGTCCTCACCCACCCTATACCTACTCCTGGAGCCACGGACTTCCCTCTACGGCTGGTCCGCACGCAGTGCAGCCCGGGGAGACAACCACGTACAGTGTGGAGGTGAGCGACTATTGCGGAAACGCTGTTTCGGCAGACCTCGTTGCCCTCGTATGGCCGCTGCCCTCGGCTGCCCTTCTCGAAAAGAGTGATGTAACCTGTCATGGGATGAATAACGGTACAGCCAACACAATGGTAACAGGAGGCTCGCCGGGCTATTTCTATCAATGGTCGGATGGAATTAACCACGGTGCTCAGGCCACCAACCTTGCTCCCGGTCAGTATTCAGTACTCATTACCGACATTCATCAGTGTCCTGATAGTCTCGAGTTTTTCATTGACGAACCGGAGCCCTTGATGCTCAGCGCAACTTCAGACACATTGGTTTGCCCCGGCGATTCTTTCAATCTTTCGGCCAACGCAACAGGGGGAATTGAGCCCTACACCTTTTCATGGAGTCACAACTTTGGCAATGCTCCCTCGCATAGCGTTCAGCTTTCAGAAAGTGCGGTGATTACTGTAAGTGTAACCGATTCATCAGGGTGTGAAACCCCTGTTGTTGAGCTCCCCGTTACGGTGATTAATTTCGTTCCGGAATTGTTGCAAATCACTCCCAACCAAGCAATTTGTTCTGGAGAAAGCACAACTCTTACAGCTCATTACAACGGAAATCATCCGCCTTATCATTACAGTTGGAGCACTCTACCTGCCGGCTTTGGTCCACATGTAGTTTCACCCACAACCACCACTACATATCACCTTGAGGTAACCGATATTTGCAACAACGTATTGGATGCTTCTACCCAGGTGGTGGTGCACCCGCTGCCTGCGGCCATGCTGCCACCTCTGATTGAGGAAGGTTGCGCCCCCCTCCAAGTTGTATATCACGATCCCCACAACAACCCCGAAAGCCATTCATATTTGTGGACTATTGACGAGGCCCTCAACGTGGGTGGTCAACCATTCAACTACACCTTTCAGTCTCCCGGCGTCTATTCCATTTCCGTTCAGGTTACGAGTGTACACGGCTGTCAATCTGAGGGTGAAACTTCAGGATTGGTTATCGTAAGACCCTCTCCAGTGGCAAGCTTCAGTGCAAATCCGTGGGAGGCGGGAATCGATGAACCCGAAATTCAGTTCTTTGATCAGAGTCAGGGAAACATCACGTCGTGGACCTGGGATTTTGGCGATGGAAACACCAGCGAAGAGCAACACCCCCTGCACCACTATCCGGATACTGGATACTTCGGTGTGAAGCTGGTGGTTGAAAATGCCTTTGGTTGCATTGATAGTCTGCTGAGAAGCGTTCGCATCAAACCCGTCTATGAAATTATTATTCCCAACGCATTTACCCCTGGCACAGGCGGCAATGGCTACTACAACCCGGCCGACATCAGCAACGACATCTTCTACCCCTTTGCCGATTATGTTGAACAATTCAGAATGAGCATTTTTAATCGCTGGGGCGAGCTCATATTTGAAAGCAAAGACATCCGCTTCGGCTGGAACGGAACGTACCGAGGCGAGCCTTGTCCTCAGGACGTGTACGTGTACAAAATTGAATTCACCTTCAGTGATGGCGAAAATATCACCCGCGTAGGCGACATAACCCTGTTCAGATGA
- the ettA gene encoding energy-dependent translational throttle protein EttA translates to MSDDKKVIFSMVKVNKTTPAGKHILKDIYLSFYYGAKIGIIGANGAGKSTVMRIIAGEDQQFQGEVVWSDGYTVGMLSQEPQLDDNKTVREIVEEGVQEVVDVLKEYEDINMKFGDEEVLNDPDKMQKLIDRQAEVQDKIEALGGWDLDHKLSVAMDALRTPEGDTPVKNLSGGERRRVALCRLLLKQPDVLLLDEPTNHLDAESVDWLEQHLAQYKGTVICVTHDRYFLDNVAGWILELDRGEGIPWKGNYSSWLDQKSKRLAQEEKHASKRRKMLESELDWVRTNPKGRHAKNKARLSNYEQMLNADVKEKEARLELPIPNGPRLGSEVIEAVGLTKAYGDKLLYEDLNFRLPPAGIVGVIGPNGAGKSTLFKIIMGEEKPDAGHIKIGETVEIAYVDQTHKDLDPNKSVFDVISGGNEIIEIGGMSINSRAYVSRFNFQGSDQGKKVSVLSGGERNRLHLAMTLKQEANVLLLDEPTNDLDVNTLRALEEGISNFAGCAVVISHDRWFLDRICTHILAFEGNSSVYFFEGTYSEYEENRKKRLGDLVPQRIKYKKLVRG, encoded by the coding sequence ATGTCAGACGATAAAAAAGTGATTTTTTCGATGGTGAAGGTCAACAAGACCACACCGGCAGGCAAACATATTCTCAAAGACATCTACCTCTCCTTTTACTACGGAGCTAAGATTGGTATCATCGGTGCAAACGGTGCCGGTAAATCAACCGTGATGCGCATCATTGCCGGAGAAGACCAGCAGTTTCAGGGTGAAGTGGTCTGGAGCGATGGATACACTGTTGGTATGCTCTCGCAAGAGCCGCAACTCGACGACAACAAAACTGTGCGCGAGATCGTGGAAGAGGGTGTTCAGGAAGTAGTGGACGTGTTGAAAGAGTACGAAGACATCAATATGAAATTTGGTGATGAAGAGGTGCTCAACGATCCCGACAAAATGCAAAAACTCATTGACCGTCAGGCTGAAGTGCAAGACAAAATAGAAGCCCTGGGCGGATGGGATCTCGACCACAAATTGAGCGTGGCCATGGATGCGTTGCGAACCCCCGAAGGTGATACCCCCGTGAAGAATCTCTCCGGAGGTGAACGTCGTCGGGTTGCTTTGTGCCGTTTGCTGTTGAAACAACCCGATGTGCTACTGCTGGACGAGCCTACCAACCACCTCGACGCCGAGTCGGTAGATTGGTTGGAGCAGCACCTTGCACAGTACAAGGGAACGGTGATTTGCGTTACCCACGACCGCTACTTCCTCGACAATGTGGCCGGCTGGATACTGGAACTCGATCGCGGAGAGGGCATTCCGTGGAAAGGAAACTACAGCTCATGGCTCGATCAAAAATCCAAGCGACTGGCTCAGGAAGAAAAGCATGCCAGCAAACGCCGCAAAATGCTTGAGAGTGAATTGGACTGGGTGCGCACCAATCCCAAAGGGCGTCACGCCAAGAACAAGGCTCGTTTGAGTAACTACGAGCAAATGCTCAACGCTGATGTGAAAGAGAAAGAAGCGCGACTCGAGCTGCCCATTCCCAATGGTCCGCGATTGGGTTCAGAGGTCATCGAAGCCGTGGGGCTCACCAAGGCCTATGGCGACAAACTGCTGTATGAAGACCTCAATTTCAGACTTCCACCGGCCGGTATTGTGGGTGTAATAGGCCCGAACGGAGCAGGTAAATCCACTCTTTTCAAAATCATCATGGGCGAAGAAAAGCCCGACGCCGGACATATTAAAATAGGCGAAACCGTGGAAATTGCCTACGTAGATCAGACCCACAAAGATCTTGACCCGAATAAATCCGTGTTCGACGTGATTTCCGGAGGAAACGAGATTATTGAAATCGGCGGAATGTCTATCAACTCCCGGGCATACGTATCGCGTTTCAACTTTCAGGGCTCTGATCAGGGCAAAAAAGTTAGCGTATTATCAGGTGGTGAACGCAACCGCCTGCACCTGGCCATGACATTGAAACAAGAAGCCAACGTGTTATTGCTCGATGAGCCTACCAACGATTTGGACGTAAATACGCTGCGCGCACTGGAAGAGGGGATATCCAACTTTGCCGGCTGTGCAGTGGTCATCTCTCACGACCGCTGGTTCCTGGACCGCATCTGTACCCACATTCTCGCATTCGAAGGCAATTCGTCTGTGTACTTTTTTGAAGGCACTTATAGCGAATACGAAGAAAACCGCAAAAAACGCCTCGGAGATTTGGTGCCTCAGCGCATCAAGTACAAGAAGCTCGTACGCGGATGA
- a CDS encoding type IX secretion system membrane protein PorP/SprF, protein MMRFIVILLFIALFTDEAVAQDVQFSQPYNTPLFLNPAFAGHTGGNRISTVYRNQWPGIEHNYQAMGAGADFHLGGVNGGLGITFVRDVAGTHRLSNTLAAFQYSQHIKLSKKSHLAVGVQAGYGQRSFDDSNLFFSDQVINQTSTSYEVQNLFPVTHFGDVSAGVLYYRGDSWLGVSLHHINQPNQSLLGAEDRLPAKFSVHGGWVLPFHQLYARPGNRMVRFLFNYKSQGNWDQLDLGGMYTIWGINLGVWYRGIPLKPYQPGYQNNESIVMLFGYELPQGLGFAYSYDLTISRLAGHSGGAHEISAYYEFNQRPKRPRKRIVPCAKF, encoded by the coding sequence ATGATGCGCTTTATTGTGATATTGCTTTTTATAGCGCTGTTCACCGATGAGGCGGTGGCCCAGGACGTTCAATTTTCTCAACCCTATAATACGCCACTTTTTCTGAATCCGGCGTTTGCAGGACACACCGGCGGTAACAGAATATCCACCGTGTACCGCAATCAATGGCCTGGAATTGAGCACAACTACCAGGCAATGGGGGCAGGTGCCGATTTTCATTTGGGTGGGGTAAACGGAGGTCTTGGAATTACCTTTGTTCGGGATGTTGCCGGAACCCACAGATTGAGCAATACCCTGGCCGCTTTTCAGTACAGCCAGCACATTAAGCTCAGCAAAAAATCGCATCTCGCGGTGGGCGTACAGGCAGGTTACGGACAACGAAGTTTTGACGACAGCAATCTGTTTTTCTCCGATCAGGTCATCAACCAAACCAGCACCAGCTACGAAGTTCAAAACCTCTTCCCGGTAACTCATTTCGGAGATGTTTCCGCCGGAGTACTATACTACCGTGGTGATTCGTGGCTGGGCGTTTCCTTGCACCACATCAACCAACCCAACCAATCGTTGCTTGGCGCAGAAGACAGGCTCCCGGCAAAATTCTCTGTACACGGGGGCTGGGTACTGCCCTTTCATCAGCTCTACGCAAGACCGGGTAACAGAATGGTTCGTTTTCTTTTTAATTACAAGTCACAAGGAAACTGGGATCAGCTCGACTTAGGAGGTATGTACACCATTTGGGGAATCAACCTTGGGGTTTGGTACAGAGGAATACCTCTGAAGCCCTATCAACCGGGTTACCAAAACAATGAATCCATCGTAATGCTCTTTGGTTACGAGCTTCCGCAGGGACTGGGGTTTGCATACAGCTATGACCTTACCATCAGTCGTTTGGCCGGACACAGCGGTGGAGCGCACGAAATTTCTGCGTACTACGAATTCAATCAGCGGCCAAAGCGCCCCAGAAAACGTATCGTACCATGCGCCAAGTTTTAG
- a CDS encoding T9SS C-terminal target domain-containing protein — translation MFIRLGLIGLLMIAGMTRALAQHPILDDFSVFQHHDQVYLSWVISRGNTCNGITIERSTDGAGFSEIGYIAGICGSPDFAQPFSFIDTNPAKNQINYYRLELGLQGYTEVRSVEFIHAPDDGFILRPNPASYMVQMLFRNPRSQEHVVELYNLSGALVLQHNTLDQQVELDISRVPAGVYLLRLTSTSGQHSSTRRLVIAR, via the coding sequence ATGTTCATCCGCTTGGGGTTGATTGGGCTTTTGATGATCGCGGGTATGACACGTGCACTGGCGCAACACCCCATACTAGATGATTTCTCTGTTTTTCAACACCATGACCAGGTCTATCTGAGTTGGGTGATTTCGCGGGGAAATACATGCAATGGCATTACCATTGAGCGCAGCACTGATGGAGCGGGTTTTTCTGAAATAGGATACATCGCCGGCATTTGTGGCAGCCCTGATTTTGCCCAACCCTTTTCGTTTATTGACACCAACCCGGCAAAGAATCAAATCAATTACTACCGATTGGAGTTGGGCTTGCAGGGTTACACCGAGGTTCGTTCGGTGGAGTTTATTCACGCGCCCGACGATGGCTTTATCTTGCGCCCCAATCCTGCTTCATACATGGTACAAATGCTTTTCCGCAACCCGCGTTCGCAGGAGCACGTTGTTGAATTGTACAATCTTAGCGGGGCACTGGTATTGCAGCACAATACACTGGATCAGCAAGTAGAACTGGATATTAGCAGAGTTCCCGCCGGTGTGTACCTTCTTCGGCTTACCTCTACCTCAGGGCAGCATAGCTCCACGCGCAGACTGGTTATTGCCCGCTGA